CTACACTGTactatattatactatacGATATGATAcgatactatactatactatttgttaatttttttttcttagctcATGGAACTCCCATTGATTGGTACAATTTTTGCCGTGAAGTTTCGGAAGATGTAGTAATTAACAATTCTGAAAAGATTGGTGGCTTTGGTATTACGGTAGAAATAGACGAatcgaaatttggcaaaagtaaTTTGTCAGATGCTGTAGTGATTTTAGTTATTgtaatttaatgtttttataGGAAAATATAATCGAGGCAAAAGGGTAGAGGGAGTATGGGTTTTTGGAGGAGTAGAAAGAATAtctggaaaatgttttcttgtagCAGTGAGTGATAGATCGGCAAATACATTATTGGATGTAATCAAAGAATGGATTCTACCTGGTTCTATCATTATATCTGATTGCTGGAAAGCATATGACAAAATAGAgttagtttttacttatatttatttgatgtatgttttattattaataatttttgttgttaaattaGGGAACACAATAACTACATTCATCTGAAAGTTAATCATAGCTTGCATTTTAAAGATCCAGAAAATGGAGCACATACCAACCAAATAGAGGGTAAATCAATTTATATTTAGTCTGATTAGTAATAAGTTATTGTTTTTTCAGGATTGTGGAATTTAGCTAAAAAAAGTCTTCCAAATACAAacagaagcaaaaaaatgtttgctgGTTCTTTAGCAACCTTTATGCTGCGTAccaaatggaaaggaaaagatgGCTTTAAGTTATTTATGCAATATGCAGCTAAATTGTATTCTGATGATTCTACTACAGATGTAACTGAAACAAAACGTTTAAAGAGTGCTTGTAAGGAAAACatactttactttatttaacttattttacaaaaaatttatattaatatttattattcggaaaaacaaaattgattagGAATAGGGGTCTCGTCAACTATGTCTGTGGAGAAGTTTAAGTTTGGGGAGTCTACACTGAATGTAAAGTTAGATGCCtatgaaatagttttttaaaagtgTTAGAGTGTCGATTTAAAAGTATAATTTATTACCGTGTTGTTTAATGGGGTGGAGCAAATTTGGTGATGTGTGgtgttttcttctgttttaatTGAGTTTTCAGTTGCGTCGATTATTGTTTTTGATATTAGTTCCTAAAGTTTGTGGTTTTCCTTGTAACTAGTAATAGAAAGTTTTATTATAGTAATAGTTATATTTACATCGGTTAATATTGATAGGTTTTGGAAAGTTGTTTTGAGATCCGGGctagttgattttgtttcttcttgtcCTAATGCTATTGTTaatttctaaaccagaaatggaaaaatagtaTGAAGTTAAATATATGTGAtgttattaataattattaccgtttctaattttttagtttcttcttcaacatATTTTATGGTTCCATTTGATTCCGCTAGTGCTAATTTTAATGCTTCGTTTTCTGTTTCTAAATTGGCTAtagtaagttttaattttttggacCAGTGGATTGGTTTTTTTGACATCTTTAAGGTATTACTGTTGTTTGTATTACTGTTGTATTACTGTAAAATTATTAATATGttgacaaatttattaattgttCTATAATTGTTGATGATATTAGTTGTTCCGACTATGCAAATGTATTCTGCAGTCCTCGTTCCGCATTTTATGGTCGTCGCAGGGTGTTTTCCATAATATACTATGCATACTACTGTGCACAAAGGATGCTTTGATGTAATTTAGGCTCttccctagcaagacaagttttctctaatccaaaaacgattaatacagggttgtaggtctttttacgctgatcatttttaatatagggtttagggtgtgcaaatgagcgggagtgtccgtaaaACGCGTACAAAGTTTTGAGTTTTACGGATCTGACGCGCTGCCCGAGCCAGCCAGAAGGGGGGTCGGGCTGGGGGGATTGCGCGTACCCATGGGAATGGGGACAGTGAAAGGGGGTTTACCTGAGCCACACCATACGGCCCCATGTTTTCCCTTTGCCTCgcatattgtcacacgagttgtatttggacaagaaTAAACGAATACActaagtgatgacttaaattctagacaattattcacttttaactaataacaataagggatgaccataccaaactcggagagcgtctgaagactgcAGCGctgcaaaaacaaatgttttctgagattatttataatttgtcccaaacaagaaatgtaacaattaacaaataattcattagtttaaattttataagtaataaatacaaaatgaaATACGTATAACTTAGAACTATTTCATTAATAGATACAATCATCAACAGAATATCCACCATATAGATATTTAAATTGTAGCCCATagccaaaaactaaaaatttagTAGTGAAATCTACATTCATATTTGATTGTACATTCCACAATTTTAACTTCATCAGTTAGCCTGTAATCTTTATCGGTGACAACTAACCCAAGCACAACAGACATGCCATAGTAGATCTTTCTAAATATGGAGTGCATGACATGAAGCTATTGTGTTGGGGCTATAATAAATTTGTAAATATACACTAAATACTATATCTTACAATCACACACAAGTTCTAAATAACAAAGTGTTATAAAAAACTTACCTCGATTAGTGTTTAGCCCTGAGTTTGCCTTGGATAGCATGCCAGCACCTACACATAATGAAACAATATAAATGAAGAAGCCGTGGTTCTATATTTATTCAGGAAATAACCTGTATTGTATCATTCATCAGAGTAGTTCactaatatatatatagtgaGCTCACGACCTATTTCTTTTATAATCAacataatataaaaattattttgtcacCTTGAATCGTAACTCTCAGATGATGCGATTAAATTTTATGCCAGAATAACAATTCCAAAAAGCTGTGCACAGTTTCTGCAGATATTAGTGTCACGGTTCCAAAACAACTATATAAAAAGTTCTCCCATGCTGCAAGAAAACATCTGAATACCAAAACATGCATTATAACATGATCATGTGAAATCTTAATCAGAGTATAACAAAAGTTTACCAACGTAGTTTGAAGTACTGAAAACGGAGTTCCCCAGAATCAACAGGAATCGATACCAACCTACAGCAAAACACTATATTTAAGTTAGCAACATTGACAGGTAATTGAACatggaaaaaaatacaactgttagtattttaataaacttgtcttgctagggaagagccattttttaatattttggaccagtgaattttttttagacattttttaaaatgattaataTATGAAAACTATCAATGTTGCGAAATTGGTTTATTTTATTATCTACATGTTGGCATGGTCATTAGGGATTGGCCCCGATTACACACCGAACTACCCGAAAAATTGCCGTTTGGTTGCAACTCGGGTAGCTACTTTTCAAGCGGTTGGTAACGGTTCCGTGGGGCGCGGGGCAGATCCCAAatagtcatagacccctggttcaTAATTATGGCTATTGTATTGTAATAAATTTGTAGTCATTCATGTTTGTCATATAAGAAATagttaaatatttatttctttaatttttttcccatgTTATTTAAGAATTGGCCTAAGTACTTTGAGATGGCCTGGCGCATTAGTTGCGGTGTTGTATCTTTGAGGTCCTTCCATGTTTGTGTAGTGTAAtctaatcaaaatttaaaaatgttaatTAATGATATTGATcaaaatcataatttttttgttactaCCGACTATTTCTTCTATTATTTTAGGATCCATGGGTTCCCGCTTTACATTACCAGTCTTTCCACCTTTGCCAGATTTCTTGTGTGCTAAATTGTGATTTTCAGATTATATTGTTATTAGTTGATAattttatacatatatatatattacttTTTAGATA
This sequence is a window from Daphnia magna isolate NIES linkage group LG7, ASM2063170v1.1, whole genome shotgun sequence. Protein-coding genes within it:
- the LOC116924399 gene encoding uncharacterized protein LOC116924399 — protein: MATNVSIFMSSSSDIIKSNSEMLEKFYFKCKKRKSISKSQIPFDELCWTSFTITMICSVLTPMDLYRYLVEIGFIDTSVSSYCLQCSGQLTLIPSTTVIDGCQLKCNNRIGVNGSTNKTKLCSKKFTIRRYSWFHKSHLTIHEILTLTYYWWSEISQKYVENDLDLAHGTPIDWYNFCREVSEDVVINNSEKIGGFGITVEIDESKFGKRKYNRGKRVEGVWVFGGVERISGKCFLVAVSDRSANTLLDVIKEWILPGSIIISDCWKAYDKIEEHNNYIHLKVNHSLHFKDPENGAHTNQIEGLWNLAKKSLPNTNRSKKMFAGSLATFMLRTKWKGKDGFKLFMQYAAKLYSDDSTTDVTETKRLKSACKENILYFI